GCTCGCGGCGCGCATCATCAATGCGCAGGAGGACGAGATCGCGACGATGCAGCGGTGGCTGCGCACGCGCGGCCAGCCGGTGCCCGAGCTGCACCGGATGGACGACGGCCGCGTGATGGTGCACGTGCCGGGGATGCAGCACGGCGCCAATCACGATATGATGCACATGCCCGGCATGCTGAGCGCCGAGCAGCTCGCATCGCTGCGCGCGGCACGAGGCCCTGCGTTCGACCGCCTGTTCCTCACGCTCATGATCCAGCACCACACCGGCGCCGTGGCGATGGTACGCGACCTGTTCGCGACGGATGGCGCGGGGCAGGACGAGGACGTGTTCCGCTTCGCCTCGGACGTGCAGGTCGATCAGCGGACGGAAGTCGCGCGCATGGAGCTGATGCTGAGGGCACTGCCCGAGGCCGACGGCTCGCAGTAGTCACACCCCGACAAACCAGCTAAAGGAATCGGTATGAGACCTGTCCCCCTGCAGGAACTCCGTACACGCGCGGCATCGCTGCGCACCGGTGCGCTGCTCG
This DNA window, taken from Longimicrobiales bacterium, encodes the following:
- a CDS encoding DUF305 domain-containing protein, which codes for MSPAGPGEAPNRSDSRSTSDIEALYRARIDSSRTRFTEADVVFMNDMIHHHAQAIEMAQLAPSHGASESIRTLAARIINAQEDEIATMQRWLRTRGQPVPELHRMDDGRVMVHVPGMQHGANHDMMHMPGMLSAEQLASLRAARGPAFDRLFLTLMIQHHTGAVAMVRDLFATDGAGQDEDVFRFASDVQVDQRTEVARMELMLRALPEADGSQ